GCACGCAGGGCAGCGCACCGTTGGGACTGACCGCGGCTTGAAACTGGAACAGGTCGCCGGTGAGCAGATTCTGCAGTCCGTTTTTTACATTGGTGCCGGCCAGCTCATTTGCCTGCGCGTACGCTCCATAGGAGTTGTTGGCCTGCAGGTAGAGTATCTGCGCACCGAACTGCATGGAATGTCTCCCCTTCTGGACGTTCAGATCCTGATTGATCTGAATGGTGTTTTGCGGTCCGCCAAAAGGAAGACCGCCGGTGCCTGGGTTGAAGTCGTAGAAGCCCGGCAGTTGGAAGAAGGTGGAGGTTCCCGGCAACTGTGCATTCGCAATATTGGAAATAAACAGCGTCGGAGTGTTCTGCAACGTCGTGTCGTAGGTAATGGGAGCGTTGAATCTGCTGAAGCTGAGCTTCGTACTTGAGGCCATCGAAGGGCTGAAGATGTGCGATGCGCTCAAAAGATAGGCCCTGGCTCTAGACGCTGCGCCGATGTTGTATTGAGAGTAAGGAGACGCGAACCCTGCGCCGGTCAAATCCGTCTCTTCATAGTCGGCATAGCGGAAGAACAATCGGGTGTTTTCGCCCAGGTTATAGTCCGCCCGCCCGACGATGTTGTAGGTGTTCTGCGGGACGCTTCCGCCGGTGTTGACGGGAGCGGTATACGCCACAGTACCGAAGGCCGGAGTGCTGCCCGGTATCCCCGTAATCCCAATGTCGCTGGCGGTATAGGTCTTGATGAAGTTGAAGTTTTTGCCGCCGTAGGCGCTAAAGAAGGCTTGCGTGTTTGCGGCGGAGAGTGCGAGGAACTGCGGCGTGGGAACTGCCGCCAAAGAAATTGCAGAGCTGCGAACGCGCGTCCACTCCGAGCTGCCGAAGAAGAACAGCTTGTCTTTCATAACCGGACCGCCGACCGCAAAGCCGAACTGGTTGCGCGTGTAGGACCCCCTGGGCTGGCCTGCCTGCGCGTTCAACACCGTATTCGACGTATAGGCGGAGAGACGATTGAACTCCCATACATTGCCATGGAATGCGTTGCTTCCGCTCTTGGTTGTCACGTTGACGATGCCGCCGGATGCACGGCCGTACTGGGGTTCGAAGTTGCTGGTCTGGACGCGGAACTCCTGCGTTGCATCGATCGGCACATAGACGCCGATGCCGTCGGTGAAGACGCTGATGTTTTCGACGCCGTCCAGAAGAATTTCCGTACCACTGGAGCGCTGTCCATTGATATTGAATCCGACGCCCCGGTTGGCGGCGTTCTGCTGGTTTCCACTCGTGCCACCGGAGACGCCCCTCGAATCGCCGCTGTTGGTGCTGTCACCTGCGGAGACGTTGCCCGAGATCGCCACAAAGTCGTAGGCATTGCGCGTCAGACTCGGCATCTGCGACACCTGGGTGGAGTTGATGATCTGCGACAACTCCTGCGACTGTGTGTTCGTCTGCGCGCCACCCAGCTCAGCGGAGACCTCGACGGTCGCCTCGCTCGAGCCTACGGTGAGCTGCGTGTCCATCGACACCTTCGAGGCCACCGTCACCTCAACGCGCGCCGTGCGTGTCTGAAAGCCCGCAGCCTTCATCGTGACCTCATACGTCGCCGGTTGCAGCCCCGTCACAACGAAGCCCCCGGAATTGCCCGAGGTCACCGAGCGAACGGCGTTTGTCCCTACGTTTCTGACAGAAATCGTGGCATTGGGAACCACCGCGCCGGTGGGATCTGTGATGGTTCCCGCAATCTGACCAGTCTCCTGCGCGCTCATCCGGGGTACGCATAGGAACAGCACCAGAAGAACTGCGGTTAGAAAAAGCGCCAACCTGCTCCAACAACTCTCGCCAAACCTGATCCCGTAAGTAAGCATTCGCTAGCTCCTGTGGCCGCCAACACTAGCAAAATCGGGCAACTGCACTATCAGGAAAAGGGCGTTGCCCTTTGCACTGATTGGCGGTTCAGCTGTTACCTTAAGCATTTCATTCACCAAATCGCGTAACTTGTCACAAACCGGCAAATCATCTTTGCTACGAAATGCTTACAAGACACGGCCTATCGAGCAAATCTTTTAGGGGAATGTAGTTTTTTATCGGACATAATAGATCGAATCCTAAAAAGCGTATAAATGCAGTAAAACCTTCGTAAACACTGAACAATCTACACATTTCTCAACAACGGTATCTCATTGATGCGGTACGGTATTGTCCACTGGAAACTCTGTATACCCTGAACACAGTATTTTCTATTTTTGTTCACCTGAAATATCTTTCGCATTTTTCACTTACCTCAATTGAACAGTCGTTCAACTCATTGATTCAACAAGAACTCTCCTGGCTCCTCGCAGCCTTCACGCGACTAACGGTCCAGCTCAACGGCCCGGACTCACGGCGAACACCCCGGCGGCAGGGTTCCGCACAGGCGATGGTGCGCGAAACCCTCTATAATGGAGGGTAGAAACCCATGGCAGACGATCAGAATCCCCAGCTCCCGCTCGGTCCCAACGCAGATAACCCAAATGGCTCGGACAACACGGTTAAGGGCCCCGGCGCGGCGTTCCTGCTTCCAATTAACATTGAAGACGAGATGCGCCGGTCGTATCTCGACTACTCGATGTCCGTCATCATCGGCCGCGCCCTGCCCGACGTCCGCGACGGCCTCAAGCCTGTGCATCGCCGCATCCTCTACGGAATGCAGGAGATGGGCCTCCAGTACAACAAGAAGTACACCAAGTCGGCCAAGGTCGTCGGTCACGTCATGGGCAACTATCACCCCCACGGCGACTCAGCCATTTACGACACCATGGTCCGCCTCGCGCAGGACTTCTCCCAGCGTTATCCCATGGTCGATGGCCAAGGCAACTTCGGCTCCGTCGACGGCGATCCCCCAGCCGCCATGCGTTACACCGAGTCCCGCCTCACCCGCGTCGCCGGTGAGATGCTCAGCGACATCGACTCCGACACCGTCGACTTCTCCCCCAACTACGACGAATCCACGCTCGAACCCACTGTCCTCCCCGCGCGCATTCCCAACCTCATCGTCAACGGCGGCACCGGAATCGCCGTCGGCATGGCGACCAACATTCCGCCGCACAACCTCACCGAGGTCGTCAACGCCTGCATCGCTCTCCTTAATAAGGAGAAGACCGACAACCGCCCCGACATCACCATCGCCCTTGAGCATGTCAAAGGGCCTGACTTCCCCACCGGAGGCTTCCTTTACGGACGCGCCGGCATCGCGCAGACCTACAACACCGGCCGCGGACGCTTCATCATGCGCGCCAAGGTCGGCACCGAGAACATCACCGGCGGACGCCAGGCGATCATCGTCACCGAGATCCCCTACCAGGTCAACAAGTCGAACCTGATCAAGCGCATCGCCGAGCTGGCCAACGAAAAGGTCATCGACGACATCTCCGACGTGCGCGACGAGTCCGACCGCGACGGCATGCGCATCGTCATCGAACTCAAGCGCGGCGCCGAGCAGCAGATCGTCCTCAACCAGCTCTTCAAGCACACCCCCATGCAGGAGAGCTTCTCCATGATCTTCCTCGCCGTTCACAACGGCCAGCCGAAGGTCCTCCCGCTCGACCACGCCATTCGCGCCTTCCTCGAGCACCGCATTGAAGTCGTCCGCCGCCGCACCGCCTTCCTCCTCGGCAAGGCCCGCGACCGCGAGCACATTCTGCTCGGCTACCAGATCGCGCTCGACCACCTCGACAACGTCATTAAGATCATCCGCCAATCGTCGAGCCGCGCCGATGCCCGCGAGAACCTCTTCAGCTACTTCTCAAACAAGCGCATCAACCTGCGCGGAACGGAACTGGCGGGAGTCAAGCTCGACCCTGCGAAGTATGCGATCGACATGACGTTCTCCCAGACCGGCACCCTCATCCTCAGCTACCGCCAGGTCGACGCCATCCTCGAGCTGCAGCTCTACCGCCTCACCCAGCTCTCCATCGATGAGCTGCTCAAAGAACTCAAGGACGTGCGTGACAACATCGCCGAGTTCGAGTCCATCCTCGCCTCTGAGAAGAAGCTCCGCCGCGTCATCGTCAAAGAGCTCGAAGAAGTCCGCGACAAGTACGGCGATGAGCGCCGCACCGAGATCGTCGACGAGACCACCGAGATCCAGCTCGAAGACCTCATCGCCGACGAGCAGGTCGCCGTCACCATCTCCAACACCGGCTACCTCAAGCGCACGCCCATCTCCACCTACCGCCAGCAGCGCCGCGGCGGAACCGGCCGCCTGGGCATGAAGACCCGCGAAGAGGACTTCGTCGCCCAACTCATCGTCGACTCCACGCACGCCTACCTGCTCTGCTTCACCAACACCGGCCGCGTCTTCTGGCTCAAGATCTACGAGATCCCCGACGTCGGCGCCGCCGGCAAGGGCAAGGCGATGGCCTCTCTCATCGCGCTCCAGCCCGGCGAAAAGGTCGTCACCATCCTCGGCATCCGCGACCTCACCGAAGAGGGCAAGTACATCTTCTTTGCCACCCGCAACGGCACCGTCAAGAAGACCCCGCTGCCCGACTTCTCCAACGTCATGGCGCGCGGCATCATCGCCATCTCCATCGACAAGGACGACGAACTCATCGCTGCCCGCACCACCACCGGCGACGACGTCATCTTCCTCGCCACCCACGAGGGCCAGGCCATCCGCTTCTCCGAAGTCTACGACGCCGAAAAGGGTCTCACCGGAGGCCTCCGCCCCATGGGACGCAACGCCGCCGGAAACAAGGGAATCACCCTCAAGAAGAACGACTACGTCATCGGCGTCGCCGTCACCCCGTCAGCTGAGTACCGCGCCAAGCGCCAGAAGGAGCTCCAAAAGGAAGGCAAGGACATCACCCCATGCCTCATCCTCTCCGTCTCCGAGAACGGCTTCGGCAAACGCACCGACGTCGAGGAATACCGCCTCCAGTCCCGCGCCGGCTCCGGCGTCATCAACATGAAGACCACACCCAAGATCGGCAAGGTCTCCAGCATCAACCTCGTCGACGAGACCAGCGAGCTGATGGTCATCTCCCAGTTCGGCAAGATCATCCGCATCGACACAAAATCCATCCGAGCCGCCGGACGCTCCACCCAGGGAGTCAAACTCCTCGACCTCGACACCGACGACAAGGTAGCCGCCGCCGTAGTCATCCCACCCGACGAATCGAAATCAGAACCGGAGACGGGAACACTGCTGCAATAAGTCGCTATCGAGCATCGGGTGCCCCATCTTCGACGCCGAAGGCGGCTAAGGTGGGCAATTTTGCGGCAGCGAAAATCCAATACTCTAAAATTTACTCGTGCCCGCAACGCTAGAAATCCGCGAAATCCCTGAAGGACTGGTCCTTAGTGTCGGCAAGTCGCGAGGTATCGCTAAACCAATCGTCGGCCTTGTCTTCGGCTTTGGATTCGTCTTTTACTTTCTGCGCAACACAAAGGACTCAATGGTTGTTGCGGCATTCGTTGGCTCGTTCTTCATCTATGCCATCGCTATAGGCGTGATCGACGAACTCCGTGGCACCTCTGTCACATTGAACGTCACAAATCTCGACTTGGTCAGCACTGGTCATGCACCGGATGGCTACAAGCCCTCCTCAATCCCAAGGGCTTCGATCTATCATCTAGGGTTCCGTGAACCGCAGAACGGTGGCGAAGGAAGCCCCGAGCCGAGTGGCCTCTACGTCGTTGATCCATCTAGGCGTGCGGCCCCTACATCAAATCCCTCACTCCAGTTCGCCAATTCGCTCAATTGGTTCCCACCACACCCTTCTCCAAATCAGCATTCACCTTCGCGCCTGTCCCTGAGACGTTCATCGTCCGCGTCCAGCTCTGGTAACCCTTCTTCTTCACCGTGATCGCATGGGAGCCCGGAGTGACCTCCACTTTCGAAGGCGTGCTGCCCACAAAGTTACCGTCCACTTCGATATCAGCGCCCACCACATTCGACTCCACAGACACGCTCGCCATGGCATTTGCAGGCGCAGCAGCAGGTCCAACTGGCGGCGCACCAAACTTCGCCATATCCAGCTTCATGTCGCCCTGCACAAAGGCCGTCACCTCAGTGCCCTTAGGAATCGTAATGTCCTTACCCTTCATGAAGAGGAAGAGCGGAGCCGCAGGAAAGAAGACAATTGCTGTTGCCACCATCGCTCCAGTCATCGCACCAACGTGGCCGCCACCGTTGCTGTCCTTCACCGCGCGAAGCTGCGCCTTCTCGCCATCGGCCAGGCGCACGCTGTCGATGTTCACATTCAACTTGCCGCCGCGTCCCATCCTCCGCTTCGACTGGGCTTCAGTCACCGTCGCCAGAGCGGGCGCACCCTTGGGGATCACCGTGATGCCCTGCACGACAACATCTTCCGTCACCTCGAACGGAACCTGCTGACCAGTCGTCGCATCAGCAGATGAGATCGTCTCTGCCAGACGCAGCTTGATCGCCGTTCCATCCATCAATGTGTTCGGAATCGGTGGGCGCTGCGGCTCAGAAGCAGGTGCTGCTGCTTGCGCTGGAATAGCCGGAGCCGGTGTTTGTTGAGCGGGGAGAGACTCAGAGAAGGCGAGAAGACAAACCAACGTGCAGGCAGTAAACGGACGAATGATCACGGCAGTCCTTCAAAGCTGGATTAGGGGAGTGGTCAGAAGCTTAGTCGCGGAACCAAGATGCAGCAATAACTATTTCGTGGGACAGGATTTACCCAGGACGGGTGGTTCGCAACTGGTGCATGTGAAGAATCGGTTTCTAGTGGACAAAACATCTCCGTTACCTCGATTCCAATTATTCCGGTTCCAGTATCAAGGCGCAGGTCAGGGCTCTCTTCGGTGATGTTGATCTGGCCCGATGGGATGAGTCGGCAAACTCGACGAGCTTTGTGAAAGTAGCGAAGTTCGGTTTCTTTCTTTTCTTGCGGTGTTGGCATGATTCGACAATAGCCCGTCTACGGGCGAGTTATCCACGTAGGCGGGTGGGATGCTTCCGCATCCGCTTGATGGCCTTCTGTTGTTCCGGTACAAAATCCGATGTAAACGATTAATTTTTACAAGGCGTTATCCGACTCTTCTGTAGGGGATGATGTCTTGGTGGGCCCGGAGGGATTTGAACCCCCAACCAAGGGATTATGAGTTTGGTCGGAAGGCGCAATTTCGATGGCCGCTAACAAATTGAAAACAAAAGGTAATCCGCACAAAACGCCCGCACGGGAGAGAAACGCATCATCGTTGATTTCGTTGGGTTTTGCAGGGGTGCATTGAGCTTGTATGTCACAATTTGCGCCACAATTTTCTCTTGTTCTGGACCAAGTAATTTAACGACCATTGGCCAGAACTGAACGAAAAGAAGGTTCAGTTATTTCTTTGGAGATATAACGCGGCAAGGACGGTCAGCCCGGAGGACGATTGTCGTAATTTGAGAATGGTTAGCAGAGCATTGCACAGGCATAAAGCTGCTCGGCAGCCTAACTTAGCTCTAAAGACGCGCGTCATTCGCAAAGATTTTCCTTGACGTAATTCCCGATCAGCCTTACTTTGCGAGGGCATTCAAAAATAGAGTTCGACCGATGCTGAAGTTCTTTCCCCAGGTCCCTGTTCGCTGAAAGGGACGAATGATGTTTATCCAACTTCGTAGTACAAGCGGCCTCAGCCTTGGGGTTCGTAAGGGTGCTCTAATAGGGCTTTCCAGTATCGCCCTAACCGCCACGGCAATTGCTCAATCCCCGGCCCCATCTTCAAGCCCGATCCTTTCCCAAGCCATTCAAGCCTTCTCCGCTGGTAAGCCGGTTACCTCTGTCATGATGACAGGAACAGCGACTTGGACGGCTGGCTCTACGAAGAGCAGCGGCCCTGCAAAGCTCACGGCAAATGTTACTGGGGAGAACGTCGCTGAGTTCGATCTCAGTAACGGAGCGCGGATTGAAAAGCAGTCTGCTCTTGCCGAGAATCGAACCTGCACATGGTCGGGCAAGGATGGAGTGGAACACGATGTTTCACCCACCAATTGCTGGTTCGCTACAGTATGGTTCCTACCTCATTTGGCTATACAGAGCACCGGGTTGCCCACATCGCTTAACCTTCAGTCGGTAGGAGTCATTGCGGAAAAGACGATCAGCTCTCCCCATA
The genomic region above belongs to Acidobacteriota bacterium and contains:
- the gyrA gene encoding DNA gyrase subunit A, which encodes MADDQNPQLPLGPNADNPNGSDNTVKGPGAAFLLPINIEDEMRRSYLDYSMSVIIGRALPDVRDGLKPVHRRILYGMQEMGLQYNKKYTKSAKVVGHVMGNYHPHGDSAIYDTMVRLAQDFSQRYPMVDGQGNFGSVDGDPPAAMRYTESRLTRVAGEMLSDIDSDTVDFSPNYDESTLEPTVLPARIPNLIVNGGTGIAVGMATNIPPHNLTEVVNACIALLNKEKTDNRPDITIALEHVKGPDFPTGGFLYGRAGIAQTYNTGRGRFIMRAKVGTENITGGRQAIIVTEIPYQVNKSNLIKRIAELANEKVIDDISDVRDESDRDGMRIVIELKRGAEQQIVLNQLFKHTPMQESFSMIFLAVHNGQPKVLPLDHAIRAFLEHRIEVVRRRTAFLLGKARDREHILLGYQIALDHLDNVIKIIRQSSSRADARENLFSYFSNKRINLRGTELAGVKLDPAKYAIDMTFSQTGTLILSYRQVDAILELQLYRLTQLSIDELLKELKDVRDNIAEFESILASEKKLRRVIVKELEEVRDKYGDERRTEIVDETTEIQLEDLIADEQVAVTISNTGYLKRTPISTYRQQRRGGTGRLGMKTREEDFVAQLIVDSTHAYLLCFTNTGRVFWLKIYEIPDVGAAGKGKAMASLIALQPGEKVVTILGIRDLTEEGKYIFFATRNGTVKKTPLPDFSNVMARGIIAISIDKDDELIAARTTTGDDVIFLATHEGQAIRFSEVYDAEKGLTGGLRPMGRNAAGNKGITLKKNDYVIGVAVTPSAEYRAKRQKELQKEGKDITPCLILSVSENGFGKRTDVEEYRLQSRAGSGVINMKTTPKIGKVSSINLVDETSELMVISQFGKIIRIDTKSIRAAGRSTQGVKLLDLDTDDKVAAAVVIPPDESKSEPETGTLLQ
- a CDS encoding TonB-dependent receptor encodes the protein MALFLTAVLLVLFLCVPRMSAQETGQIAGTITDPTGAVVPNATISVRNVGTNAVRSVTSGNSGGFVVTGLQPATYEVTMKAAGFQTRTARVEVTVASKVSMDTQLTVGSSEATVEVSAELGGAQTNTQSQELSQIINSTQVSQMPSLTRNAYDFVAISGNVSAGDSTNSGDSRGVSGGTSGNQQNAANRGVGFNINGQRSSGTEILLDGVENISVFTDGIGVYVPIDATQEFRVQTSNFEPQYGRASGGIVNVTTKSGSNAFHGNVWEFNRLSAYTSNTVLNAQAGQPRGSYTRNQFGFAVGGPVMKDKLFFFGSSEWTRVRSSAISLAAVPTPQFLALSAANTQAFFSAYGGKNFNFIKTYTASDIGITGIPGSTPAFGTVAYTAPVNTGGSVPQNTYNIVGRADYNLGENTRLFFRYADYEETDLTGAGFASPYSQYNIGAASRARAYLLSASHIFSPSMASSTKLSFSRFNAPITYDTTLQNTPTLFISNIANAQLPGTSTFFQLPGFYDFNPGTGGLPFGGPQNTIQINQDLNVQKGRHSMQFGAQILYLQANNSYGAYAQANELAGTNVKNGLQNLLTGDLFQFQAAVSPNGALPCVRNPYTGVLTQTPACSINLPATQPVFARSNRFHDWAVYAQDSFKLTPRFTVNYGVRYEYYGVQHNNKQGLDSNFYYGPGSNLFQSIRSGQVYTTPNSPIGRLWNPQYGTVSPRVGFAYDIFGTGKTAIRGGYGISYERNFGNVTFNVIQNPPNYAVVVVNNVKITNSNAGPLAGSSGNVPLPPTSLRHVDQNIRTAQTQFWSAALEQQLARNTVVSLQYAGARGLHLYDIKNINALGSGNVLLGDPVKDPVSGKSALTRLTSQYSNINNRGSSGDSYYEAMNLQFQSTNFHNTGLSLIANYTLAHQLDDLSTTFSENNNSFSLGYLQPFNPGFDRGNGDLDIRHRLVIAPIYRTPFFSGGHSWMAQALGGWQVTGIYTVRTGTPFSYFDSTNNNSGYQVARYTPASGVVPQHTFKSIPSGVNPSAPNSYVIGNLPVANSFGNPALLGVSDWGPFPSTMVARNSFRGPGAWTFDASVSKTFPIHEQINVEFRAEGFDLLNHHNLFIQQSLNDAANNPGIPLPITASKGGIGNNNGANDERRFGQFALKINF
- a CDS encoding PEGA domain-containing protein; its protein translation is MDGTAIKLRLAETISSADATTGQQVPFEVTEDVVVQGITVIPKGAPALATVTEAQSKRRMGRGGKLNVNIDSVRLADGEKAQLRAVKDSNGGGHVGAMTGAMVATAIVFFPAAPLFLFMKGKDITIPKGTEVTAFVQGDMKLDMAKFGAPPVGPAAAPANAMASVSVESNVVGADIEVDGNFVGSTPSKVEVTPGSHAITVKKKGYQSWTRTMNVSGTGAKVNADLEKGVVGTN